In Bacteroidales bacterium, a single genomic region encodes these proteins:
- the polA gene encoding DNA polymerase I, with translation MESRLFLLDAMALIYRAYFALNKNPRINSKGLNTSAILGFANTLYDILKNEKPRYIGVAFDTFAPTLRAVEFTAYKAHREAMPEDIVTSLPYIRRLIEGFNIPILEKEGYEADDIIGTLAIKAQQKDFTTFMVTSDKDFGQLVTDKIFIYKPPRLGNQAEILGVEEVCRRYQIERPEQLIDILGLWGDASDNIPGIPGIGEKRAIEFIQQYGSVENLLANTDKLQGKMRENVEAFAEQGLLSKKLATIMLDVPVEFEEDRLILDKPHTESLKELFDELEFRTFAKRVFTDISVQEHDQEAGSQTAQPARHDLFSALSTGENGTPSHDRNTVRDLKADYHLVNTAEQRIALVERLKQEKSFCFDTETTGLDPNNAELVGISFAFKPKEAFFVIMPENYQSSLEIVRQFKPFFEDKSISKTGQNLKYDIAILKWYEVEVKGKLFDTMLAHYLIEPDMRHNMDYLAETYLNYKTIHIDELIGKKGKNQLTMRSVMPDLIAEYACEDADITLQLRHKFDPLLDQGGLRKLFDEIEIPLVPVLASMEAEGVMLDTEALKEYSIQLGKEVVEVEKQIFDLAGQTFNISSPKQLGEILFEKLRITDKPSRTATKQYSTGEEILVKLLYRHPIVQLILDYRSLTKLKSTYVDTLPELISPRDRRIHTSYNQAVAATGRLSSNNPNMQNIPIRTERGREIRKAFVPRNKDYIMLSADYSQIELRIIAELSEDTNMLEAFRNGIDIHTATAAKVYGLPLKEVTSEMRRNAKMVNFGIIYGISAFGLSERLNIPRREAADIIEAYFRQYPGIKQYMEKTIVFAREHGYVETVKGRRRHLRDINSGNAVVRGFAERNAINAPIQGSSADMIKIAMIRIYDEFNHLKLKSRMILQVHDELVFDVHRSELEIVKPIIQDNMQQAIPMSVPILVEMNTGENWLEAH, from the coding sequence ATGGAATCCCGCCTCTTCCTCCTCGATGCTATGGCCCTGATCTACCGGGCCTACTTCGCCTTAAATAAAAATCCCAGGATCAATTCTAAAGGGTTGAATACCTCGGCAATATTAGGATTTGCCAATACGCTGTATGATATCCTGAAAAATGAAAAACCCAGGTATATCGGTGTGGCTTTCGACACCTTTGCCCCTACCCTGCGCGCCGTGGAATTCACCGCATACAAAGCCCACCGTGAAGCGATGCCGGAAGATATTGTCACCTCGCTGCCCTATATTCGCCGGCTGATCGAGGGATTTAACATTCCTATACTTGAGAAGGAAGGCTATGAAGCCGATGATATCATCGGTACCCTGGCCATAAAAGCACAGCAAAAGGACTTCACAACCTTTATGGTTACTTCCGATAAGGATTTCGGGCAGCTGGTCACCGATAAGATATTCATCTATAAACCCCCACGGTTGGGAAACCAGGCAGAGATACTCGGTGTGGAAGAGGTTTGCCGCCGTTACCAGATCGAACGTCCTGAACAGCTGATCGATATCCTGGGGCTTTGGGGCGATGCATCCGATAATATACCGGGTATACCGGGCATCGGGGAGAAAAGAGCCATCGAATTTATTCAACAGTATGGCAGTGTGGAAAACCTGCTGGCAAATACGGATAAGCTGCAGGGTAAGATGAGGGAGAATGTCGAAGCTTTTGCCGAGCAGGGACTTCTCTCCAAGAAGCTGGCTACCATCATGCTGGATGTACCGGTGGAGTTCGAAGAAGACCGGCTGATCCTCGATAAGCCTCACACAGAATCCCTCAAAGAGCTTTTCGACGAACTTGAGTTTCGCACTTTTGCCAAAAGGGTTTTTACAGACATCTCGGTGCAGGAGCATGATCAGGAAGCCGGGTCACAGACAGCACAACCGGCACGGCATGACCTGTTCAGCGCCCTCTCAACCGGGGAGAACGGGACTCCATCCCACGACAGAAACACCGTGAGGGATTTAAAAGCTGATTATCACCTGGTAAATACCGCCGAACAGCGGATAGCATTGGTCGAACGCCTGAAGCAGGAAAAATCTTTCTGTTTTGATACGGAAACCACCGGCCTGGATCCAAACAATGCCGAACTCGTCGGGATTTCTTTCGCATTCAAACCAAAGGAAGCCTTTTTTGTCATCATGCCTGAAAATTACCAGTCAAGCCTTGAGATCGTCAGGCAGTTCAAACCTTTTTTCGAGGATAAAAGTATTTCTAAAACAGGCCAAAACCTGAAATATGATATCGCTATCCTGAAATGGTATGAGGTTGAAGTGAAAGGCAAGCTCTTCGATACTATGCTGGCACATTACCTGATCGAGCCCGATATGCGCCATAACATGGATTACCTCGCAGAAACTTATTTGAATTACAAAACCATCCACATCGATGAACTGATTGGCAAGAAGGGTAAAAATCAGCTTACCATGCGGTCGGTCATGCCCGATTTGATTGCTGAATATGCTTGCGAAGATGCCGATATTACCCTTCAGCTCAGGCATAAGTTTGATCCTTTGCTCGACCAGGGCGGATTGCGGAAGCTCTTTGATGAGATCGAGATCCCGCTGGTCCCGGTCCTTGCTTCTATGGAAGCCGAAGGGGTGATGCTCGATACCGAAGCGCTGAAGGAATACTCCATCCAGTTGGGAAAAGAAGTCGTTGAAGTGGAGAAACAGATTTTCGATCTGGCCGGGCAGACGTTTAACATTTCCTCGCCCAAGCAGCTCGGTGAGATTTTGTTTGAGAAACTGCGGATAACCGATAAGCCTTCCCGCACTGCAACCAAGCAATATTCAACCGGTGAGGAAATACTGGTGAAATTGCTTTACCGCCACCCGATCGTCCAGCTTATCCTTGATTACCGCTCCCTTACCAAGCTGAAATCGACCTATGTCGACACCCTCCCGGAACTGATCAGCCCGCGTGACCGAAGGATACACACTTCTTACAACCAGGCCGTGGCCGCTACAGGAAGGCTGAGTTCCAACAACCCGAACATGCAGAACATTCCGATCCGGACCGAAAGGGGCCGTGAGATCCGTAAAGCCTTTGTCCCTCGTAATAAGGACTATATAATGCTTTCAGCCGACTACTCGCAGATCGAATTGCGGATCATCGCCGAACTTAGTGAGGACACGAATATGCTGGAGGCATTCCGGAACGGTATTGATATTCACACTGCTACGGCCGCCAAGGTCTATGGCCTGCCATTAAAAGAAGTTACTTCTGAAATGAGGAGGAACGCTAAAATGGTCAACTTCGGCATAATTTACGGCATTTCTGCCTTCGGGTTGTCTGAACGGCTTAACATACCCCGGCGGGAAGCTGCCGATATCATCGAGGCTTACTTCCGGCAATACCCGGGCATCAAACAATACATGGAAAAAACCATAGTCTTTGCCCGTGAACACGGTTACGTAGAAACCGTCAAGGGCCGGCGCCGCCACCTTCGTGATATCAATTCGGGAAACGCCGTCGTGCGCGGTTTTGCCGAACGCAACGCCATCAACGCCCCGATTCAGGGTTCTTCCGCCGACATGATCAAGATCGCCATGATCAGGATCTATGATGAATTCAATCACCTTAAGCTGAAAAGCAGGATGATCCTCCAGGTCCATGACGAATTGGTGTTCGATGTACACCGTTCAGAACTGGAAATAGTCAAGCCAATCATCCAGGACAACATGCAGCAGGCTATCCCGATGAGTGTGCCGATTTTGGTGGAGATGAATACAGGGGAGAATTGGCTGGAGGCCCATTGA
- a CDS encoding four helix bundle protein encodes MVSFRFQDLEIWKESVPVSRECFVLAEKLRRDNYYSLSDQLLRASLSISNNIAEGSGSATKKDFANYLNIARRSTFECANIIILLHEYGIISQDYMDKMLILFKNLSAKIYYFRKRLITN; translated from the coding sequence ATGGTGAGTTTTAGATTTCAGGATTTAGAAATCTGGAAAGAATCTGTACCTGTTTCCAGGGAGTGTTTTGTTCTAGCAGAAAAACTGCGAAGGGATAATTATTATTCTCTATCAGATCAATTGTTAAGGGCTTCTCTCAGCATCTCTAACAATATTGCTGAAGGATCAGGATCAGCAACTAAAAAAGACTTTGCCAATTATCTGAATATAGCCAGACGATCAACCTTTGAATGTGCAAATATTATCATACTTCTTCATGAGTATGGAATTATTAGCCAGGATTATATGGACAAAATGCTAATTTTATTTAAAAACCTGAGTGCAAAAATTTACTACTTCAGAAAACGTCTTATAACAAATTAA
- a CDS encoding ROK family protein: MNLQKDHRIVMTLDAGGTNFVFNAVRGGEELFEPHRIKAKGNTLEEVLNKIISGFSSVKGALDEKPVAISFCFPGPADYPRGIIGDLENLPTFRGGVALKDMLEEKFGIPVFINNDGDLFAYGEAIGGILPEINARLETAGNPKRYHNLFGVTFGTGFGGGIVSNGQLFIGDNSAGGEVNRMRNKLYPATSAEDSTAIRGVRRVYAREAGIPFDEAPNPKEIQDMVLGTLDGNRKAALKAWEEMAIVAGDTLANAITLIDGIIVIGGGLAGAYQVFLQQLVDEMNANFHSIDGHNLPRLEITVLNLENPLEMAKFLENQSREIKVPLSKRVVNYNPSRYIGVGVTKLGTSRAVSIGSYAYALTKLEKSYQ; the protein is encoded by the coding sequence ATGAACCTACAAAAAGACCATCGAATTGTGATGACGCTGGACGCCGGCGGGACGAATTTCGTTTTCAACGCCGTCCGTGGGGGGGAAGAATTGTTTGAGCCTCACCGGATCAAAGCTAAAGGAAACACCCTCGAAGAGGTGCTGAATAAGATCATCAGCGGGTTTAGCAGCGTTAAAGGGGCGCTGGATGAAAAACCGGTAGCCATCAGTTTCTGCTTCCCCGGTCCGGCCGACTATCCGCGCGGCATCATCGGTGACCTTGAAAACCTGCCGACCTTCCGTGGCGGTGTTGCATTGAAAGATATGCTGGAAGAAAAATTCGGCATTCCGGTATTCATCAATAATGATGGTGACCTTTTTGCCTATGGCGAAGCAATCGGCGGGATACTCCCGGAAATTAACGCCAGGCTTGAAACCGCCGGAAACCCAAAGAGATACCACAACCTTTTCGGGGTCACGTTCGGTACCGGTTTCGGGGGAGGCATCGTCAGCAACGGGCAGTTGTTCATTGGCGATAACTCGGCCGGCGGCGAGGTGAACCGCATGCGCAACAAGCTTTACCCGGCGACCAGCGCGGAAGACAGTACTGCCATCCGTGGCGTCCGACGTGTTTACGCGCGTGAAGCCGGGATTCCTTTCGATGAAGCCCCAAATCCAAAGGAAATCCAGGATATGGTCCTGGGAACCCTTGATGGGAATCGTAAAGCTGCCTTGAAAGCATGGGAAGAAATGGCCATCGTTGCCGGCGACACCCTTGCCAATGCTATCACTCTCATCGACGGTATTATAGTCATTGGTGGCGGGCTGGCCGGGGCTTACCAGGTATTCCTGCAACAATTGGTGGATGAAATGAATGCGAATTTTCACTCGATCGATGGGCATAACCTTCCGCGCCTTGAAATTACAGTACTGAACCTGGAAAATCCGCTGGAAATGGCTAAATTCCTTGAAAACCAGTCGCGGGAAATAAAAGTTCCTTTAAGCAAGCGGGTTGTCAATTATAATCCAAGCCGTTACATCGGCGTCGGCGTAACTAAGTTGGGCACTTCCCGGGCTGTCTCCATCGGATCGTACGCTTATGCCCTGACGAAACTGGAAAAATCATATCAATGA
- a CDS encoding MBL fold metallo-hydrolase encodes MKLFPIETGNLKLDGGAMFGVVPKTLWSKVYPADENNLCNWAMRCLLVVDGDRKILIDNGIGDKQDWNFLRHYYLNGKDTLESSLAKAGCTKEDITDVILTHLHFDHCGGSIAWNHERTGYTLAFPNATYWVSRQQYGWAVESNHRETASYLKENILPIEESGHLKLIEEEGDILPNISIKLYNGHTEGQAIPHIRYNGKTIVFMADLLPSTAHVPMPWIMAYDTRPLDTLKDKERFYKEAVENDYILFLEHDLYNECCTLQKTDKGIKVRDTFSLEDING; translated from the coding sequence ATGAAACTCTTTCCCATCGAAACCGGCAACCTCAAACTCGACGGCGGTGCCATGTTCGGCGTGGTGCCCAAAACCTTATGGTCGAAAGTCTATCCTGCCGACGAAAACAACCTTTGCAACTGGGCCATGAGATGCCTGCTGGTAGTTGACGGTGACCGGAAAATATTGATCGACAATGGAATCGGCGACAAGCAGGACTGGAACTTCCTCCGGCATTATTACCTCAATGGTAAAGACACCCTTGAAAGTTCACTGGCAAAAGCCGGTTGCACAAAAGAAGACATTACCGACGTGATCCTCACCCATCTCCACTTCGATCATTGCGGCGGGAGTATTGCTTGGAACCACGAGCGAACCGGCTATACACTGGCATTCCCGAATGCAACTTATTGGGTCAGTCGCCAGCAATACGGATGGGCCGTGGAGTCCAATCATCGCGAAACCGCTTCTTACCTGAAGGAAAACATCCTGCCGATTGAGGAAAGCGGACATCTTAAACTGATTGAGGAAGAAGGAGATATCCTCCCGAATATCTCCATAAAACTTTACAACGGCCATACGGAGGGACAAGCTATACCGCATATCAGGTATAACGGAAAAACAATCGTCTTCATGGCCGACCTGCTCCCTTCCACGGCCCATGTCCCTATGCCCTGGATCATGGCTTACGATACCCGCCCGCTCGACACACTAAAGGATAAGGAAAGGTTTTATAAAGAAGCTGTGGAAAACGATTATATCCTCTTTTTAGAGCACGACCTGTATAATGAGTGCTGTACTCTTCAAAAGACAGATAAAGGAATTAAGGTCAGGGATACTTTTTCACTTGAAGACATTAATGGCTGA